A genomic segment from Eubalaena glacialis isolate mEubGla1 chromosome 16, mEubGla1.1.hap2.+ XY, whole genome shotgun sequence encodes:
- the LOC133076132 gene encoding TSC22 domain family protein 1, whose product MKSQWCRPVAMDLGVYQLRHFSISFLSSLLGTENASVRLDNSSSGASVVAIDNKIEQAMDLVKSHLMYAVREEVEVLKEQIKELIEKNSQLEQENNLLKTLASPEQLAQFQAQLQTGSPAANTQPQGTTQPPAQAASQGSGPTA is encoded by the exons ATGAAATCCCAATGGTGTAGACCAGTGGCGATGGATCTAGGAGTTTACCAACTGAgacatttttcaatttctttcttgtCATCCTTGCTCGGGACTGAAAACGCCTCTGTGAGACTTGACAATAG ctcTTCTGGTGCAAGTGTGGTAGCTATTGACAACAAAATCGAGCAAGCTATG gATCTGGTGAAAAGCCATTTGATGTATGCGGTTAGAGAGGAAGTGGAGGTCCTCAAAGAGCAAATCAAAGAACTAATAGAGAAAAATTCCCAGCTGGAGCAGGAAAACAATCTGCTGAAGACACTGGCCAGTCCCGAGCAGCTTGCCCAGTTCCAGGCTCAGCTGCAGACTGGCTCCCCCGCTGCCAACACACAGCCACAGGGGACCACACAGCCCCCAGCGCAGGCAGCGTCCCAGGGCTCAGGACCAACCGCGTAG